One region of Tumebacillus amylolyticus genomic DNA includes:
- a CDS encoding putative holin-like toxin has translation MSNHDELSLMLQFGLLLIAFLSLIVTIMKHWIDMQNEKKK, from the coding sequence ATGTCCAACCACGATGAATTGTCGCTCATGCTTCAGTTTGGATTGCTGTTAATCGCATTCCTCAGTCTGATCGTGACGATTATGAAGCACTGGATTGACATGCAAAACGAGAAAAAGAAATAG
- a CDS encoding 3'-5' exonuclease — protein MAFMIPETIRSSATAGERTLFQTLKQDLPEDYLVYFEPEISGKRPDFVIIGPDLGILVLEVKDYTKNTLYQLNREEWTLHTSGGDVQKVKSPLLQARQYAFHLADQLKKDKDLVQLEGKYHGHLKFPFGFGTVFTRLKQEDFIRHDLYSLIDPHLVLCRDEIDLDDEDYSQEHLVEKLQGMMPVFYRRSERLSEAEIQAIRYHLFPEVRISAEHGEPVRYQDQWLLSLHNIKTMDLHQENLAKQLGDKHRLIRGVAGSGKTLILASRARMLAKMHPEWKILVLCYGVPLARRLEGMIQEMMNDSVSSNIEVHNFHAWIRDVFRLYHDEQIPLLLEKIEKREAILPTYDAILIDEGQDFAPEWLKLVGSVLNEETQSLLLVEDRAQNIFKRKTSLNQNIGLDFRGRSKVLTINYRNTAQIVQFAWDFYQKHSVLQDKVKQGSTEGVEILPPQSTKRRGPKPTIQRCTSLRQEMEFVVSKIAELYHQFGVPLSEMVILYRVKNSYREPYIDTIRGQLYREGIPFYWVTESAESKRRFDRAQETVKISTFDSVKGLDFRAVFIVNLENMPFKREENEERDVALLYIGMTRSLHWLTLTYSGQSVFTRYLDEVVVKQQLESSEQLREKA, from the coding sequence TTGGCATTTATGATCCCGGAAACGATTCGCAGTTCAGCAACGGCTGGCGAACGGACTCTGTTTCAGACTTTGAAACAGGACCTGCCGGAAGACTACCTGGTCTATTTTGAACCGGAGATTAGTGGAAAGCGCCCTGACTTTGTCATCATTGGCCCTGATTTAGGAATTCTTGTATTAGAAGTCAAGGACTACACAAAAAATACGCTCTACCAACTCAACCGTGAGGAATGGACACTCCATACCTCCGGAGGAGATGTGCAGAAGGTAAAAAGCCCATTGTTACAAGCACGGCAGTATGCATTCCATCTCGCCGATCAACTCAAAAAAGACAAAGACTTGGTGCAACTCGAAGGAAAATATCATGGACATTTGAAATTCCCCTTTGGCTTTGGGACAGTTTTCACCCGTTTGAAGCAGGAGGACTTTATTCGTCATGATCTGTACAGTTTGATTGATCCGCATCTTGTGCTGTGCCGCGACGAGATTGATTTGGATGACGAGGACTATTCCCAAGAACATCTGGTGGAGAAGTTGCAGGGGATGATGCCCGTTTTTTACCGTCGATCGGAGCGATTAAGTGAGGCAGAGATTCAAGCGATCCGCTATCATCTGTTCCCGGAAGTGAGAATTAGTGCTGAGCACGGAGAGCCCGTTCGGTATCAAGACCAATGGCTTCTGTCCTTGCATAATATCAAGACGATGGATCTTCACCAAGAGAATTTGGCTAAGCAGTTAGGAGACAAGCATCGCTTGATTCGGGGCGTGGCGGGTAGCGGTAAGACGTTGATCTTGGCAAGCAGAGCTCGGATGTTGGCGAAGATGCATCCCGAGTGGAAAATTCTCGTCCTCTGTTATGGTGTCCCTCTGGCTCGTCGCTTAGAGGGAATGATACAAGAGATGATGAATGATTCGGTTTCCTCAAATATTGAAGTTCATAATTTCCATGCATGGATTCGAGATGTATTCCGACTGTACCATGACGAACAAATCCCCTTATTGCTTGAAAAGATTGAGAAGCGAGAAGCAATTTTACCTACGTACGATGCAATCCTCATCGACGAGGGACAAGATTTTGCGCCTGAGTGGTTGAAGTTGGTGGGCAGCGTTTTGAATGAAGAGACACAGTCGCTTTTGCTGGTGGAGGATCGAGCGCAAAACATTTTTAAACGCAAGACAAGCCTCAATCAGAATATAGGACTCGATTTCCGAGGACGTTCGAAGGTGCTGACGATCAACTACCGCAACACGGCACAGATCGTGCAATTTGCGTGGGACTTTTATCAGAAGCATTCGGTTTTGCAGGACAAGGTTAAGCAAGGAAGTACAGAAGGAGTGGAAATTTTACCTCCGCAAAGCACCAAGCGTCGAGGACCGAAGCCGACGATTCAGCGCTGTACCAGTTTACGGCAGGAGATGGAGTTTGTCGTCTCCAAGATCGCAGAGCTGTATCATCAGTTTGGAGTTCCGCTGTCGGAGATGGTGATTCTGTATCGGGTGAAGAACTCATATAGGGAGCCGTACATTGATACTATTCGAGGGCAATTGTATCGTGAGGGAATTCCGTTTTATTGGGTAACAGAGAGTGCGGAGTCCAAACGCAGGTTTGATCGAGCTCAAGAGACGGTGAAGATTTCGACGTTCGACAGTGTGAAGGGGTTGGACTTCCGTGCTGTTTTCATCGTCAATTTGGAAAACATGCCGTTTAAACGGGAAGAGAACGAAGAACGCGATGTTGCGTTGTTGTATATCGGGATGACGCGTTCCTTGCATTGGTTGACTCTGACCTACAGCGGCCAATCTGTCTTCACGCGCTACTTAGATGAAGTCGTGGTGAAACAACAGTTGGAATCGTCTGAGCAGCTTCGAGAGAAGGCGTAA
- a CDS encoding gamma-glutamyltransferase family protein: MNLDAMHHPYASRRMTTYARNGMVATSQPLAAQAGLEILRKGGNAIDAAIATAACLTVVEPTSNGIGGDSFALIWTKGELHGLNASGPAPAAISLEELRSLGHTEMPKYGFVPVTVPGAPSAWGELSAKFGKLPLTEVLAPAIEYAERGFPLSPTLAYYWERAVKIFSETLKGEEFKHWFETFAPEGRAPRVGEMWRSPNHAKTLQEIAESGAASFYKGDLAEKIDAFSKKHGGYLRGEDLASFRPEWVQPIKVNYRGYDVWEIPPNGHGIVALMALNLLKGFDFTERETVQAYHTAIEATKLAFADGQKYITDSNHMSVTVEQLLSESYAEERRKLIGDTARRPEAGDPRSGGTVYLCTADGEGNMVSFIQSNYMGFGSGLVVPGTGIGLHNRGNNFTLDPTHDNRLEAGKRPYHTIIPGFMSKDGQAVGPFGVMGGFMQPQGHVQVVMNTVDFALNPQAALDAPRWQWTDGLNVELEASVPEHIVDALHRKGHNVKVAIGRGSFGRGQIIWRDQDSGVLAGGTEMRTDGHVAGY; the protein is encoded by the coding sequence ATGAATCTCGATGCAATGCATCATCCCTATGCTTCGCGCCGGATGACTACGTACGCCCGCAATGGCATGGTCGCGACGTCGCAACCCCTGGCCGCGCAAGCGGGTTTGGAAATTTTGCGCAAGGGAGGCAATGCGATTGATGCGGCGATTGCGACGGCCGCTTGTCTGACGGTGGTGGAGCCGACTTCGAACGGAATCGGCGGCGATTCGTTTGCGTTGATCTGGACGAAAGGCGAACTGCATGGTTTGAATGCGAGCGGCCCTGCTCCTGCGGCGATCTCACTGGAAGAGTTGAGGAGTCTGGGACACACAGAGATGCCGAAGTACGGGTTTGTTCCGGTGACGGTGCCCGGCGCTCCGTCTGCGTGGGGAGAGTTGTCGGCGAAGTTTGGGAAGTTGCCATTGACAGAAGTTCTGGCTCCGGCGATTGAGTATGCGGAGCGCGGGTTCCCGTTGTCGCCGACGCTTGCGTATTACTGGGAGCGTGCGGTGAAGATTTTCAGCGAGACCTTGAAGGGTGAGGAGTTCAAGCATTGGTTTGAGACGTTTGCGCCGGAGGGTCGTGCTCCGCGTGTGGGCGAGATGTGGAGGTCACCGAACCATGCGAAGACGTTGCAAGAAATTGCGGAGTCGGGGGCGGCTTCTTTTTACAAAGGCGATCTCGCGGAGAAGATCGACGCTTTTTCCAAAAAGCACGGCGGGTATTTGCGCGGCGAGGACTTGGCGAGCTTCCGACCGGAGTGGGTGCAGCCGATCAAAGTCAATTATCGCGGGTATGATGTCTGGGAGATTCCGCCGAACGGGCATGGGATTGTCGCGTTGATGGCGTTGAATTTGTTGAAGGGCTTTGATTTTACGGAGCGCGAGACGGTGCAGGCGTATCATACGGCGATTGAAGCGACGAAGTTGGCGTTTGCAGATGGGCAGAAGTACATCACAGATTCCAATCACATGTCGGTGACGGTGGAGCAGTTGCTGTCGGAGTCGTATGCAGAGGAGCGTCGGAAGTTGATCGGCGACACGGCACGCCGTCCGGAAGCGGGAGATCCGCGAAGTGGGGGCACCGTGTATTTGTGTACGGCGGATGGTGAGGGCAATATGGTTTCGTTTATCCAGAGCAACTACATGGGCTTCGGTTCCGGCTTGGTCGTGCCGGGGACGGGGATTGGGTTGCACAATCGCGGGAACAACTTCACGCTCGATCCGACGCATGACAATCGTTTGGAGGCGGGGAAGCGTCCGTATCATACGATTATCCCTGGCTTTATGTCGAAGGACGGGCAGGCCGTGGGACCGTTTGGAGTGATGGGTGGTTTCATGCAACCGCAGGGGCACGTGCAAGTTGTGATGAACACGGTCGATTTCGCGCTGAACCCGCAAGCAGCGCTCGACGCCCCGCGTTGGCAATGGACGGACGGGTTGAATGTCGAACTCGAAGCCTCCGTGCCCGAGCACATCGTCGACGCTCTGCATCGCAAAGGCCACAACGTCAAAGTCGCCATCGGCCGCGGCAGTTTCGGACGCGGGCAGATTATCTGGAGAGATCAGGACAGCGGCGTGCTCGCAGGTGGCACCGAGATGCGTACGGATGGGCATGTGGCGGGGTATTAA
- a CDS encoding ABC transporter ATP-binding protein, producing MSTLLEVKGLKKYYGTRKEVVKAVDDVSFAVQEGETLGIVGESGCGKSTTGRAILRLIEPTEGEVFFQGQLLTSLKGDALRKARRDLQIVFQDPYASLNPRMTIGSILEEPLKVHGIGNASERKAKVNKLLQTVGLTEAHFDRYPHEFSGGQRQRIGIARALITQPKLIIADEPVSALDVSIQSQILNLMKDLQEEFQLTYLFISHDLSVVRHISDRVGVMYLGRLVELAPKKGMYETPLHPYTQALLSAVPHPNPSEKRERIVLTGDVPSPANPPSGCAFHTRCQACMDVCKTERPALKETADGHFVACHLY from the coding sequence ATGAGCACGCTTTTGGAAGTCAAAGGGTTGAAAAAATACTACGGCACGCGCAAGGAAGTGGTGAAAGCGGTCGATGATGTTTCGTTTGCCGTGCAAGAGGGGGAGACGCTCGGCATCGTCGGCGAGTCGGGCTGTGGGAAATCCACGACGGGTCGGGCGATTCTGCGCTTGATCGAGCCCACGGAGGGCGAAGTTTTTTTCCAAGGTCAACTCCTCACTTCGTTAAAAGGCGACGCTCTGCGAAAAGCGCGCCGCGACTTGCAGATTGTCTTCCAAGACCCCTACGCTTCGCTGAATCCGCGGATGACGATCGGGTCGATTTTAGAAGAGCCGCTGAAAGTCCACGGCATCGGCAACGCGTCCGAACGCAAGGCAAAAGTGAACAAACTGCTTCAAACGGTCGGTCTCACCGAAGCCCACTTTGACCGCTACCCGCATGAGTTTTCAGGCGGGCAACGTCAGCGGATCGGCATCGCACGGGCGTTGATTACGCAACCGAAACTGATCATCGCCGACGAACCGGTTTCCGCACTCGACGTCTCGATCCAATCGCAAATTCTCAACCTCATGAAAGACTTGCAAGAGGAGTTCCAACTGACCTACCTGTTCATCTCGCACGACTTGTCTGTCGTGCGCCACATCTCCGACCGTGTCGGGGTCATGTACTTGGGCCGACTGGTCGAACTCGCGCCGAAAAAAGGGATGTACGAAACCCCGCTCCATCCCTATACACAAGCGTTGCTCTCCGCCGTCCCGCACCCGAATCCAAGCGAGAAGCGGGAGCGAATCGTGTTGACGGGAGATGTGCCGAGCCCGGCGAATCCGCCGAGCGGTTGTGCGTTTCATACGCGTTGTCAGGCTTGCATGGACGTGTGCAAAACGGAGCGTCCCGCTTTGAAGGAAACGGCGGACGGGCACTTCGTCGCTTGCCATCTGTATTAG
- a CDS encoding ABC transporter ATP-binding protein has translation MANILEVRNLKTQFHSETRVVPAVDGISFALQKGETLGVVGESGCGKSVTSLSIMRLLAKGAKIADGQIQFNGRDLLGLTDAEMRNVRGNEIAMIFQEPMTSLNPVYTIGKQLAEMTMLHRGHSKREALNHAIEMLKKVNIPRPEKIVNEYPHQLSGGMRQRVMIAMAMSCDPDVLIADEPTTALDVTIQAQILDLMRDLSARQNTSILLITHDLGVVAEMCQRVIVMYAGQVVESADVQSLFERPSHPYTQGLMRSIPKVDADLDRLESIPGSVPLPGSVRQGCRFASRCEHVTSKCLSETPPLFELGEGRQSRCWLQEESALEEVQHA, from the coding sequence ATGGCCAACATCTTGGAAGTTCGTAACTTGAAGACTCAGTTCCACAGTGAAACACGCGTTGTTCCCGCCGTCGACGGCATTTCATTTGCTTTACAAAAAGGCGAAACCCTCGGCGTGGTCGGCGAATCCGGCTGCGGCAAGAGCGTGACGTCGCTCTCCATCATGAGACTGCTGGCCAAAGGTGCGAAGATCGCAGACGGCCAGATCCAATTCAACGGGCGCGACCTGCTCGGGCTCACCGATGCAGAGATGCGCAACGTGCGCGGCAATGAGATTGCGATGATCTTCCAAGAACCGATGACATCGCTGAACCCGGTCTATACGATCGGCAAACAGCTCGCCGAGATGACGATGCTTCATCGCGGCCATTCCAAGCGAGAAGCCCTGAACCACGCCATCGAGATGCTGAAAAAAGTCAACATCCCCCGTCCGGAGAAGATCGTCAACGAATACCCGCACCAGCTCTCCGGCGGGATGCGCCAACGGGTGATGATCGCGATGGCGATGTCGTGCGACCCGGATGTGTTGATTGCGGACGAACCGACGACCGCGCTCGATGTGACGATTCAAGCGCAGATTCTCGATCTCATGCGCGATCTGAGTGCGCGGCAGAACACGTCGATTCTGCTGATTACGCACGACTTGGGCGTGGTGGCGGAGATGTGCCAGCGCGTCATCGTCATGTACGCGGGGCAAGTCGTGGAGTCGGCCGATGTGCAGTCGTTGTTTGAACGCCCCTCTCATCCGTACACGCAAGGGTTGATGCGCTCGATTCCGAAAGTGGACGCCGATCTGGATCGGTTGGAGTCGATTCCGGGCTCCGTGCCGTTGCCGGGGTCGGTGCGTCAGGGCTGTCGATTTGCTTCGCGTTGTGAGCATGTCACATCGAAATGCTTGTCCGAAACACCGCCGCTGTTCGAACTCGGAGAAGGCCGGCAGAGTCGCTGCTGGTTGCAAGAGGAATCCGCATTGGAGGAGGTGCAACACGCATGA
- a CDS encoding ABC transporter substrate-binding protein yields the protein MKKPLQLSFTILLAGAMLATVGCSSNNYATSSKTDSQGTATVKNGGTLNISLDADPPKLDPSFSTALVDRMVFQSIYDKLVDLDEKGNIVPMLADKWDVSPDQKTYTFTLHEGVKFTDGTDFNADAVKFNIERYMDKASTRRNELQAVDKVTVVDPKTVKIDLKQPFAPFLSVLTDRAGMMVSPDAVKKYGDDFLNHPVGTGPFVYKDRVKGSTLTLEKNASYWKKDLPHLDKVVYKVINDSSQALNNLKSGQVDITNVFPTKEIPNFANDPKISVVNQAGQGFQGIHLNASKAPFDNKELRSAVDLMIDRDAIVKVVLNNAGTPGHSPFAPTQFAYGDSDKYQAPNVDQAKELLKKAGKPDGFTFTLKIGTSPTNQQLGQMIQNMLKPAGITVNLEKVEFGTLLDQSKNGNFEAVQLGWSGRPDPDQNLYDWDVSNGAQNYSRYSNSQVDSLLNDARLEGDSTKRKDLYEKAMKILNDENPYVYLYHSNNVFGLSKSVQGFTYVPDGLIRTVNLSK from the coding sequence ATGAAAAAGCCATTACAACTGAGCTTCACGATTTTATTGGCAGGTGCCATGCTGGCAACGGTCGGTTGTTCCTCGAACAACTACGCCACTTCTTCAAAAACCGATTCCCAAGGAACCGCAACTGTGAAAAACGGCGGCACCCTCAACATCTCCCTGGACGCGGACCCGCCGAAACTCGATCCGAGCTTCTCGACGGCGCTGGTCGACCGCATGGTCTTCCAAAGTATCTATGACAAACTGGTTGATCTCGATGAGAAAGGCAACATCGTCCCGATGCTCGCAGACAAATGGGACGTGTCGCCCGATCAGAAAACATACACGTTCACCCTCCACGAAGGCGTGAAGTTCACCGACGGCACCGACTTCAACGCCGACGCCGTCAAATTCAACATCGAACGCTACATGGACAAAGCTTCCACCCGCCGCAACGAACTGCAAGCGGTCGACAAAGTAACGGTCGTCGATCCCAAGACCGTCAAGATCGATCTCAAGCAACCGTTCGCCCCGTTCCTCTCCGTGCTCACCGACCGCGCCGGCATGATGGTTTCGCCGGACGCTGTGAAAAAGTACGGCGACGACTTCCTGAACCATCCCGTCGGCACCGGCCCGTTCGTCTACAAAGACCGTGTCAAAGGCTCGACCCTGACGCTTGAGAAAAACGCTTCTTATTGGAAGAAAGACCTCCCGCACCTCGACAAAGTCGTCTACAAAGTCATCAACGACTCCTCCCAAGCACTGAACAACTTAAAAAGCGGTCAAGTCGACATCACCAACGTATTCCCGACCAAGGAGATCCCGAACTTCGCCAACGACCCGAAGATTTCCGTCGTCAACCAAGCGGGCCAAGGTTTCCAAGGCATCCACCTGAACGCGTCCAAAGCTCCGTTTGACAACAAAGAACTCCGCTCCGCCGTCGACCTGATGATCGACCGCGACGCCATCGTCAAAGTTGTGCTCAACAACGCGGGCACGCCGGGCCATTCCCCGTTTGCCCCGACCCAATTTGCATACGGCGACAGCGACAAGTACCAAGCTCCGAACGTCGACCAAGCCAAGGAACTTTTGAAAAAAGCCGGCAAGCCGGACGGCTTCACATTCACCCTCAAGATCGGCACCTCGCCGACCAACCAACAGCTCGGCCAGATGATCCAGAACATGCTCAAACCGGCCGGCATCACCGTCAACTTGGAAAAAGTCGAGTTCGGCACCCTCCTCGACCAATCGAAAAACGGCAACTTCGAAGCAGTCCAACTCGGCTGGTCGGGCCGCCCGGACCCGGACCAAAACCTCTACGACTGGGACGTTTCGAACGGCGCGCAAAACTACTCGCGCTACAGCAATTCGCAAGTTGATTCTCTGCTGAACGACGCACGTCTGGAGGGCGACTCCACCAAGCGCAAAGACCTTTACGAAAAAGCGATGAAGATTCTCAACGACGAGAACCCGTATGTCTACCTCTACCACTCCAACAACGTATTCGGCCTTTCGAAGTCGGTTCAAGGGTTTACCTACGTCCCGGACGGCTTGATTCGCACCGTGAACCTGAGCAAGTAA
- a CDS encoding ABC transporter permease, translating into MAFLVRRLLLAVPVIFLVTVLVFSLMHMLPGDPATVILGQEAPPEAVAALREELGLNQPIVTQYLHWIGGVLHGDLGRSLVDHTPVSELLAQRLPVTVELTIGTFVIALLIAIPAGILSATRQGKFLDYISSILAMSGMSIPSFWLAMMLIVLFAVKLGWFPASGYTPFFENPAANLTAMILPMVATAMREAAVLMRMLRSSLLEVMNADYIRTAYSKGQRERVVVLRHALKNALVPVVTTSGLMIAGLLGGLVITESIFSIPGFGKLIVDSIYTRDFVTVQGAVLVSALLVVVINLAVDLTYSLIDPRIKVGKGAEG; encoded by the coding sequence ATGGCATTCCTGGTCAGGCGATTGTTGTTGGCTGTTCCGGTCATCTTTTTGGTAACCGTTTTGGTCTTCTCCCTCATGCATATGCTGCCCGGTGACCCAGCAACGGTCATCCTCGGGCAGGAAGCGCCTCCGGAAGCGGTTGCGGCGTTGCGCGAAGAACTCGGGTTGAACCAGCCGATCGTCACCCAGTATCTGCATTGGATCGGCGGCGTTCTGCACGGAGACCTCGGGCGTTCGCTCGTTGACCATACTCCGGTTTCCGAACTGTTGGCACAGCGTCTGCCCGTCACGGTGGAATTGACGATCGGGACGTTCGTGATCGCCCTGCTGATCGCGATCCCGGCGGGCATTCTCTCGGCGACGAGACAGGGGAAGTTTTTGGACTACATCTCTTCGATTTTGGCGATGAGCGGGATGTCGATTCCGTCGTTTTGGCTGGCGATGATGTTGATCGTACTGTTCGCCGTCAAACTCGGCTGGTTCCCGGCGTCGGGGTATACGCCGTTTTTTGAAAATCCGGCGGCGAATCTGACGGCGATGATCTTGCCGATGGTTGCCACTGCGATGCGGGAAGCGGCGGTGCTGATGCGGATGTTGCGCAGTTCACTGCTTGAAGTCATGAACGCCGACTACATTCGAACCGCGTACTCCAAGGGCCAGCGCGAACGCGTCGTCGTCTTGCGCCATGCGCTGAAAAATGCGCTGGTGCCGGTTGTCACCACCAGCGGTCTGATGATTGCCGGACTGCTCGGCGGGTTGGTCATCACGGAGTCGATTTTCTCGATTCCGGGCTTTGGCAAACTGATCGTCGATTCGATTTACACCCGTGACTTCGTGACCGTGCAAGGGGCGGTGCTCGTCTCTGCGTTGCTGGTCGTCGTCATCAACCTCGCCGTCGATCTCACGTACTCGCTGATCGATCCGCGCATCAAAGTCGGGAAGGGGGCAGAAGGATGA
- a CDS encoding ABC transporter permease, giving the protein MSHAVSELSNTNTHVPLQKKESRARQFWRRFSRNKLAVVGGVIILVLTLTAIFAPLIANHDPIFEQDYNNLMAKPGNGHFLGTDDLGRDTFSRLIYGARLSLEAALISVSIALVIGVPIGLITGYYRGFWDEWVIMRVVDAMQAFPSIILALVMAAVLGGGFFNAMVAIGIGFLPSIIRITRAQVLTVRNLEYVQAAKAIGARDIRIMFLHVLPNCLAPLLVQATLSMAAAIVAEAGLSYLGLGAAPEQPSWGSMLHIAQGYLNIEPLLAFWPGVAIFLVVLGFNLLGDGIREVLDPKLKR; this is encoded by the coding sequence ATGAGCCACGCTGTATCGGAACTTTCAAACACGAACACCCACGTACCCCTGCAAAAAAAGGAGAGCCGTGCCCGCCAATTCTGGCGACGGTTCTCCCGCAACAAATTGGCGGTCGTCGGCGGGGTCATCATCCTCGTGCTCACTTTGACGGCGATCTTCGCCCCGTTGATCGCCAACCACGACCCGATTTTTGAGCAAGACTACAACAACTTGATGGCGAAACCGGGCAACGGGCATTTCCTCGGCACGGACGATCTCGGGCGAGATACGTTCTCCCGTTTGATCTACGGTGCTCGTCTTTCGCTGGAAGCTGCGTTGATCTCCGTCTCCATCGCGCTCGTGATCGGGGTGCCGATTGGTTTGATTACCGGCTACTACCGGGGTTTTTGGGACGAATGGGTCATCATGCGCGTCGTGGACGCGATGCAAGCTTTTCCGTCGATCATCCTCGCGTTGGTCATGGCGGCGGTGCTTGGAGGTGGATTTTTTAACGCGATGGTGGCGATTGGGATTGGGTTCTTGCCGTCGATTATCCGCATCACCCGTGCGCAAGTGCTGACGGTGCGCAACTTGGAGTATGTGCAGGCGGCGAAAGCGATTGGGGCGCGCGACATCCGAATTATGTTCCTCCATGTCTTGCCGAACTGCCTCGCGCCGTTGCTCGTCCAAGCGACGCTGTCGATGGCGGCGGCGATTGTGGCCGAAGCGGGACTTTCGTACCTCGGACTGGGGGCGGCGCCGGAGCAACCGAGTTGGGGCTCGATGTTGCACATTGCGCAGGGGTATCTGAATATTGAGCCGCTGCTTGCGTTTTGGCCAGGCGTTGCGATATTTTTAGTGGTGCTCGGGTTTAACTTGCTGGGGGATGGCATCCGGGAAGTTCTCGATCCGAAACTAAAACGGTAA
- a CDS encoding Lrp/AsnC family transcriptional regulator has protein sequence MVYEYADAESELPKLELDDVDKQILEVLHENSRISYTDLGKRIGLSRVAVQTRIQALSEAGVIERFTVVINPAMVGMKVSAFFNVDIEPRHLDQVAQELAKEPEVTSLYHMTGPSTLHMHGIFTSNMELQKFMLEKLYAMPGILKVDCQMLLKRYKSRMGMKL, from the coding sequence ATGGTATACGAGTACGCAGACGCAGAAAGTGAACTGCCGAAATTGGAACTGGACGACGTGGACAAACAAATCTTGGAGGTTCTGCACGAGAACAGCCGCATCTCGTACACAGACTTGGGGAAACGAATCGGTCTGTCTCGTGTTGCCGTCCAGACCCGCATCCAAGCCTTGAGTGAAGCTGGGGTGATTGAGCGGTTTACGGTGGTCATCAATCCGGCGATGGTGGGGATGAAAGTTTCGGCGTTCTTCAATGTAGACATCGAGCCGCGCCACCTCGATCAAGTGGCGCAGGAACTTGCCAAGGAGCCGGAGGTCACGAGTTTGTATCACATGACCGGGCCGAGCACGTTGCACATGCATGGAATCTTCACGTCGAACATGGAGTTGCAGAAATTCATGCTGGAAAAACTCTACGCGATGCCGGGCATTCTCAAAGTAGACTGCCAGATGTTGCTCAAACGCTACAAAAGCCGTATGGGGATGAAGCTGTAA
- a CDS encoding chromate transporter translates to MSAIWYLFLAMARAGLLGYGGGPSAIPLIRTEVVERYHWLSDQEFADALAIANTLPGPIATKLSAFVGYKVAGILGATFALIGMVAPTAIAVIVLLKLLMTFKDSPYLKGLISAVRPVVVVLLLQTAWQASQNSTFGDWKPIAVGVAAALALFWLKIDAPYVILGAMVLGLIFFRTPSV, encoded by the coding sequence ATGTCCGCGATCTGGTATTTGTTTCTCGCGATGGCCCGTGCCGGCCTGCTGGGGTACGGAGGTGGGCCGAGTGCCATCCCGTTGATTCGAACGGAGGTCGTCGAGCGCTACCATTGGTTGAGTGACCAAGAGTTTGCCGATGCACTCGCCATTGCCAACACGCTGCCGGGTCCGATTGCCACCAAACTGTCCGCCTTCGTAGGCTACAAAGTCGCCGGCATCCTCGGTGCGACCTTCGCGCTGATCGGCATGGTCGCCCCGACCGCGATTGCGGTGATCGTCCTGCTGAAACTGCTGATGACGTTCAAAGACAGCCCTTATTTGAAGGGATTGATCTCCGCCGTCCGACCGGTCGTTGTGGTCTTGCTCTTGCAAACCGCTTGGCAAGCCTCGCAGAACAGCACGTTCGGCGACTGGAAACCGATCGCTGTAGGAGTCGCGGCGGCACTGGCTCTGTTCTGGTTGAAAATCGACGCGCCGTACGTGATTCTCGGCGCGATGGTGCTCGGGTTGATTTTTTTCCGGACGCCGAGTGTGTAG
- a CDS encoding C39 family peptidase, with translation MKGREKIRKSLAVVTLLISTALFAQSASAYVSYRLLSVPASLQQQSLWCWAASTEMVAKYFGANATQSDIVTYVKGSPVNVTGTVADVQRGLSKYNIKSSYIATTMTFQTIANQASNGQPMVASISYTDGTGHALVIRGYYEDTSLSKQDVYFIDPANATYNILPYGDFLSNSKFRWVNSVYAIYV, from the coding sequence TTGAAAGGTCGAGAAAAAATCAGAAAGTCCTTGGCGGTCGTAACACTGCTCATTTCAACCGCGTTGTTCGCACAGTCGGCAAGCGCGTATGTGAGCTATCGTTTGTTGTCAGTGCCTGCTTCACTGCAACAGCAGAGCCTATGGTGCTGGGCAGCTTCCACGGAGATGGTGGCGAAGTATTTTGGAGCCAATGCTACACAAAGCGATATCGTCACCTATGTAAAAGGCTCTCCCGTTAACGTAACGGGAACAGTTGCAGATGTCCAAAGGGGGCTTTCGAAATACAACATTAAATCCTCCTACATTGCCACCACGATGACCTTCCAAACGATTGCGAACCAAGCGAGCAACGGCCAACCTATGGTCGCGTCGATCTCATATACGGATGGAACAGGTCATGCACTTGTGATCCGTGGGTATTATGAAGACACATCTCTCTCTAAGCAAGACGTGTACTTCATTGACCCGGCTAACGCTACCTACAATATCCTTCCTTATGGAGATTTTTTGAGCAACAGCAAATTTAGATGGGTCAACAGTGTCTACGCAATTTACGTATAA